The genomic DNA TTTGAAGCTGCGTACTGAAATGCAGTATGAATTACGCGAATTACAGCGCCGTCTTGGGATCACATTTATTTTTGTAACACATGACCAAGAAGAGGCGTTAGCAATGTCTGATGAAATTTTTGTTTTAAATAAAGGGAAAATTCAGCAAAGCGGAACGCCTACTGATATTTATGATGAACCAATTAATCGTTTTGTCGCCGATTTTATCGGGGAATCGAACATTATTCCAGGAAAAATGATTCGTGACTTTTTAGTTGAATTTGCGGGTAAGCAATTTGAATGTGTCGATCAAGGCTTTAACGACAATGAACCTGTTGAGATTGTCATCCGTCCTGAAGATTTAGAAATCACAAAGCGTGAGCAAGGAAAGCTGCAAGTAAAAGTTGACTCGCAGTTATTTCGCGGTGTACATTATGAAATTTGCTGCTATGACGAAGCAGGGAACGAATGGCTTGTTCATTCAACGAAAAAAGCTGTAGTAGGTGAGGAGATCGGCCTTTATTTTGAATCAGAAGACATCCACGTTATGCGCTTTGGTGAAACTGAGGAAGAATTTGATAAGCGTCTGGAAGCGTATCAAGAGGTTGGCCATGGTAAATAAAATACGTAATTTCTACTTAATACCGTACGTATTATGGATCGTACTCTTTGTTATTGCACCGATCGTTCTCATCCTTTACTATTCTTTTTTTGACATTGAAGGGCAATTTACACTTAGCAATTATCAAAATTTTTTTACACCGGTCTATTTAAAGATGACATTAAGCTCATTTTGGTATGCGTTTTTAATTACAGTATTTTCATTGCTTGTTGCCTATCCTACGGCGTATTTACTGACGAAAACAAAGCATAAACAGTTATGGTTACTACTGATTATCGTTCCATCATGGATAAACTTGCTGTTAAAAGCATACGCATTCCTTGGTATATTTGGAACTTATGGACCGACAAATTCGTTTTTACAAGCAATCGGAATCGGGACGAAGCAAATTTTGTTTACTGATTTTAGTTTTGTATTTGTTTCTGTGTATATTTTTATTCCGTTTATGGTTCTTCCGATATTCAATGCGCTTGAAGAATTGAATAATTCTTTAGTTGATGCGGCAAGGGATCTTGGAGCGTCAGCATGGACAACGTTTCTAAGAGTTATTTTCCCGTTGACATTAGATGGGGTAAAATCTGGCTGTCAAGCAGTTTTCATTCCAGCTTTATCGTTATTTATGATAACGCGCTTAATTGCTGGAAACCGCGTTATCACATTAGGAACCGCCATTGAACAACATTTTCTTGTCACCCAAGATTGGGGTATGGGGGCAACGATTGCTGTGTTTTTAATTATTGCAATGGCAATCATTATGATTTTTACAGGAAATCGGAAGTGAGGGATGGAAGATGAAAAGAAAAAAAATTGCAAATATATACTTGTTTATCGTTTTTGTTATCCTTTACGCACCGATTTTGTATTTAATGATCTATTCTTTTAATAGCGGTGGTTCAATGCATAGTTTTGAAGGGTTTACACTTGATTGGTATAAAGAAGTTTTTGATGATACACGCTTATTAATTATCGTGTTAAATACGTTAGTCATTGCGCTTTTATCTGCGGCAATTTCGACGATTTTAGGTGTAATCGGAGCGGTTGCAATTATGTATGTGAAAAGACGGCAAATGAAAAATACACTTTTGAGCTTGAACAATGTATTAATTGTTAGTCCTGACGTTATTATCGGAGCCTCTTTCTTGATTTTATTTACAATTGTTGGTATAAAGCTCGGCTTTACATCTGTGCTTCTCTCACATATTGCATTTAGTGTTCCGATTGTTGTGATTATGGTTCTCCCGAAACTGCAAGAAATGGGCAGTACATTGATTGATGCAGCTCATGACTTAGGAGCAAGTAATTGGGATGTGTTGACAAAGGTTGTCTTACCGTTTATTACACCAGGTATTTTTGCAGGTTTTTTTATGGCGCTCACTTATTCGCTAGATGATTTCGCTGTTACATTTTTTGTAACAGGTAATGGCTTTTCAACGTTATCAGTAGAAATTTATTCGCGGGCGCGACAAGGGATTTCATTATCGATCAATGCATTATCAACACTTCTTTTCTTATTTACGATTGTGCTTGTAATCGGCTATTACTTCATTAATAAAAAAAGCAGCCGCCCAAAAGGATTGGGGGTTAGAAAATGAAACAACTTGTACGAATGTTTATGATCGTGTTTATCGTTGCGTTTGCCGTCATGTACTTAGTTTCTAAGCTTAACTCTGCTCAAGGCTATTCAGGCGCAAATACTTTAACGGTTTATAATTGGGGCGATTATATTGATCCCGCTTTAATAACGAAGTTTGAAAAAGAAAGTGGATTAAAAGTCATTATTGAAACATTCGATTCTAATGAGGCGATGATGACAAAGATCACACAAGGAGGAACAACATTTGATTTAGCGGTTCCTTCTGAATATGCGATTAGTAAGATGAAGGAAGAAAACTTATTAATTCCATTAGATCATTCAAAGCTTCCAAATTTAAAATATATTCATCCCCGTTTTATGGATTTGTCATTTGATCCGAATAATGAATATTCAATCCCTTATTTTTGGGGAACGGTCGGAATTGTGTATCATTCGGAAATGTTAAATGGTAAAAAGATTACAAGCTGGAATGACTTATGGGATAAAGATTTGCGCAATCAAATTTTATTAATTGATGGAGCCCGTGAGACGATTGGTTTTGGTTTAAATAGTCTCCATTATTCATTGAATGATACAAACGTCGCGCATCTTCAGGAAGCAAAAAGGAAGCTTGATACATTAACTCCAAATGTGAGAGCTATTGTTGGAGACGAGATCAAAATGCTTCTTGCGAATGAGGAAGCAGCTGTTGGTGTTGTATGGTCTGGTGATGCGGCCGAAATCATTAGTGAAAATGAAAAGCTTGATTATGTAGTGCCTAAAGAGGGCTCAAACTTATGGTTTGATAATATCGTTATTCCGAAAGGTGCAAAAAACATTGCGGGAGCCCATCAGTTTATTAACTTTATTCTTGATCCTAAAAACGCGGCGCAAAATGCTGAGTATGTCGGCTATTCAACACCAAATGAAACAGCATTACAATATCTTCCGAAAAAAATTGCTGAAGATAAGCGATTCTACCCCGATCCAGAACAAACAGAGAAACTTGAAGTTTATGAAAATCTAGGTAAAAAAATGCTGGCTTATTATAATGACCTTTTTCTCGAATTTAAAATGCATCGAAAATAAGCTACTTTTAAATAACTATTACAGCGGGGATGAAAAACTTCCGCTGTAATAGATTAACCGTGCTTTACGTGCTTTTTCGTTTCTTTTATGTATGAAGGTGCATATTTATTTAAGTTAAATATTAAATGATAAATCGAAATAAATTCATATATAACCGTCCATTTAGCTGTGAAAAGCTCCCCATCGCTATTTTCTATCTCTGTTGCAAATTGTTCATCTTCTAACAGATGAATAAGCTCTTTCATCTGTTCATGGTAACGGTGATCATTCAAGCTTTCCTCATTGCGCAGTCCATTGACAACTTGCTGCAAAATAAATGCAAGTGTCGTTGACTGTTTTTCATCCCAATTAAAAGATTCTGTTCGATTAGCTAAGAGGTTTCCTAAATGAAAGTGAATTTGCCGTAGCACATTTAACATTTCTTTCTCTTTTAAAAAAAGATTCAAGTCTGCCTCTGAAAATCGGTGAAACTCCCAATCAGCTTCTTGGAAGCGGCAAAGCGTTTCTGTTTTATTAAGGTCAGTCTGTAACTCGGAAAAAATGACTTCAGCTTTATTATTACCTGGATGACCAGATAATAGCTCTGTCATCAATATGTTTACGGCGTCTCCTGTCTTTTTAAATAATGAAATCATATTATTTGAAATGAGTGTTCCATATTTAGGTGGAAAAATAAATATATTTACTAGCGTGGAAACAACTAGTCCAGTTGTTGTCGTTCCGAGACGAACAAAAAATGATGCAAAAAAATCACTCTGTACGACCTCAATCATTGCAACGGCTGTAAGAGTTGCAACGAGCAATCCTGCATGTAGTTTTAATTTATAACAAGTGATAATTGTAAGCACAGCAGCACAAGTATATGTAATGGGCGAGTTCCCAAAAATAGAAATAAAGATAACTGCATATGCAGAGCCGATAGCTGAAGCAGGAAAACGGATAAAGCTTTTTTTAACAGAATCTCTTGCCGTAGGTTCGATCGTGACAATGGCGGTAATGACCGCAAATACTGCTGGCCAATTTAGCCACTGACAGATTAGCGCTGTAAAGAAAACAGCAATTCCAGTCTTCATTACTCGATCCCCTATTAATAAGGATAACTTTTTCATACAATCGCCTCAGCCTATTTCTTTCATTTTGTATATGCCCTTTTTAAATAAAGGGGCAGCAGAATTCCAATTATCCATTAATGTTATTGTAGCAAATTTTTTATCATCCGTTGTTTTAGGCTTGAGACTGCAGTCACCCAAAATAATCCTTTATAAAAAAACGGATTGCGGCATAATTAAAATGCTTCATTATTATACTGCTGTCTTTTTCTTCATTCCCGTACTTAAGAAATTTGTCCCAATTACACCTAAAATAATCATAGAAGCTCCGATTATATGATAATAATAAAGTTGTTCATGTAAAAATACTGCCCCGGCAATAATCGAAACTAATGTGGAGAGGTTGCCAAACACACTCATTTTAGAAGCTTCGATTTTTGAGAGTACATAATTAGATAATAACGCTGTGACTAGGGAGGACAAAACGCCTAAATAAAGTATTGCTATTACAAACATCGGACTTAGTAGTGGTTTTATATACAAATGCAAGCTCCCATTAAAACCATTCTTCATAAGAGAGATGCTATTAAAGGTTAAAAAAGCAATGGTCATCATCATAAATGTTAAATCCGTCGGAGTGAATTTTTTCGTTAAAGGGCGGGCTAAAACACTGTACCCAGCGAATGAAAAAGCTGAGATCAGTAATAATAGTGTTCCCTTTAAATTAGCAACATTTAAGGCCGTTCCTTTCATAATAAAAATATAAATAACACCAGAAACCGATAGAATAATAGATAATTTTTGCCAAATAGTTGTTTTTTCTTTAAGAAAAATAGTAGCTAAAATTAAAGTGAAAATTGGAATCGTAGCTTGAACAATTCCCGCTTCCGAAGAAGTCGTATACACAAGTCCAAAAATTTGAAATGCAAAAAACATTGTCGGATAAAACAATGCAAGTGGCAAAATACGAATAATATCTTTCAACTGGATCGTTAATTTAATCCAACCGAATATAACTGGGATTAATATCGCAATAAAAGAAGCTGTAAAGCGGTGTGCAAGCGTATCAATCGGATCAGCAACGGTCAAAGTCAATTTAAAAAATAGAAAGGAGAAGCCGATAATAAATGAATATGTGAAAGCTGCGATATAAGCTTTACCTGTTTGTTTGTCCAGCATTTGATCACTCCTTTAAAACTAGTCTAACTGGCTATTATATTTGTTTCAATCATTATGACATCGTGGCAGTTTCCATGTCTAGCTGTCTAATAAGTTTAAGCATGTTTTTTTTATGATAAAAATGTTTACAATTGACGGTTTGAAGAAAAGATAACAATTATGCTATTTTTACGCTTACATTACAGCAGTTTACATTTTTGTAACAATCATTTACATATCTGTTACAAATATTTACAAAAGATTCATGTTAGTTTAAAGTACAAGTGTTATGTTAGACCTAGTTTCGTAAAATATTATGAAAGCTGGAGGGTTTATATGTTTAAGAAAATCGCATTAATGGGAATGTCATTTGCCTTAGCGACTGGCTTACTAAGCGGATGCGGCTCAAGTGGCGACAAAAAAGCGTCAAAGTCTGATGACGGAAAAAAAGAGGAAGCATCAGGATACATACCAGAAACTTTAACAGTACAGTTTGTTCCATCACAAAATGCAGATACACTTGAAGCAAAAGCGAAGCCTTTAGAAGATCTTTTAAGCGAACAATTAGATATCCCTGTTAAAGTCAGTGTTTCGACTGACTATAATACAATTATTGAAGCGATGGCATCCAAAAAAGTTGACGTAGGATTTTTACCTCCTACTGCTTACGTGTTAGCAAAGGAAAAAGGTGCTGCGGAAGTCATTCTTCAATCACAACGTTATGGTGTAGATGATGAAACTGGAGAATGGACAGAAGAGCTTGTTGACTTTTATAAATCAATGTTTATTGTGAAAAAAGATTCAGATATTAAAAGTATTAAAGACTTGAAAGGGAAAAAGATTGCATTCCAAAACGTAACATCTTCAGCTGGGTACGTATGGCCTGCTGCGAAACTAATGGAAGCAGATATTGATCCGCTCAAAGATGTAGAAGGAGTTACTTTAAAAGGGCATGACCAAGCAATTATCGCCTTATTAAATGGTGATGTTGATGCGGCTGTTGTGTTCCAAGATGCGCGTAATATCGTTAAAGATGAGTTTCCAACTGTATTCGAAGATACGAAAGTAATTGAATTCACTGAAAATATTCCAAATGATACAGTTTCTATTCGTTCAGACATGGACAAAGAATGGGTAGAGAAAGTACAAAATGCATTTATTGATATTGGTAAAGACCCAGAAGGTTTAAAAATAATTCAAGAGATCTACAATCATGAAGGTTATGTGACATCAGAAGACAGTGTTTTCGAAATTGTTCGTGAATATTCTGAGAAAGTAAAAACAGACTGATTTATTGCAAAGTGATGATTGAATAGGAATAATTTACAGCCAGTCGAATTGTGCGTACTGGCTGTATTTTTGCCCATATGAAACTGTTAATTATACGTATAGAAGGTTGGGAGAGTCATGATAGAGTTTCGAAACGTATCAAAAACGTATCCGAACGGAACGAGAGGTTTAGATCATGTTAATTTAAAGATTCATAAAGGTGAATTTATCGTCATTGTTGGACTTTCGGGTGCTGGAAAGTCTACTTTGTTACGATCAATTAATCGATTAAATGAAATTTCAAGTGGAGAAATTATCATTGACGGAAAATCGATTACGAAGGCAAGAGGTAAAGGGTTGCGAACAATTCGTCGTGATATCGGAATGATTTTCCAAAATTTTAATTTAGTTAAGCGTTCTTCAGTGATGAGAAATGTTCTCTCAGGAAGGGTCGGCTATCATTCTACAATGCGAACGGTGTTAGGTTTATTCCCGAAAGAGGATGTTCAATTAGCATTACAGGCGTTAAAGAGAGTGAATATTTTAGAAAAGGCGTATGCCCGTGCCGATGAACTTTCAGGAGGACAGCAACAACGTGTTGCCATTGCGCGAACATTAGCACAAGAGGCTAAAATCATTCTTGCTGATGAACCAGTCGCTTCGCTAGATCCGCTTACAACGAAGCAAGTAATGGATGATTTGAAACGGATTAATCAAGAACTTGGAATTACAACGATTGTGAATTTGCACTTTGTTGATCTTGCAAGAGAGTATGCAACTAGAATAATCGGTCTTCGAGCAGGAAAGGTCGTATTCGATGGTCCCGTAGCAGCTGCAACAGATGAAAAATTTGAGGAAATATACGGTAGAGAGATTGAGTCTGATGAACTGTTAGGAGAGACTGCTGGATGAGTGAAATTGCGAAAAACACAATAAGTAAACCTCCTCGTAAGACAAAGCATATTTTTACACTGGCATTAGTTGTTGTGCTTGCTTGGGGAAGCGCAGTACAAACTGAATCGTCTTTTAAAGAGCTGTGGGCGGGCTTGCCTAATATGTGGGATTTGCTCGTAGAAATGTTTCCTCCAGATTGGGGCTATTTTAGTAATATTAAAGATGCCTTATTAGAAACAATTCGTATGGCCGTATTAGGAACAACCTTTGGTGCTATATTAGCGATTCCGATTTCATTATTATCTGCTGGGAATATCGTGAAAATTCCTTTTCTTTATCAAACTGCTCGTTTTATTCTTAATTTAATTCGTACAATCCCAGACCTCCTTCTTGCAGCTATTTTTGTTGCTATTTTTGGGATTGGCCCATTTGCAGGGATGTTAGCGCTGACGTTTTTCTCTTTAGGAATTATTGCGAAATTAACGTTTGAATCGATTGAGTCGATTGATCCTGGTCCATTAGAAGCAATGACAGCTTCTGGAGCTAACAAAATTCAATGGATTCATTTTGGTGTGATCCCTCAAGTGACTCCCCATTTTATTTCATATGTACTTTATACATTTGAAGTAAACATTCGGGCAGCAGCGATTTTAGGTTATGTAGGTGCAGGAGGGATCGGACAATACTATGAAAAGACATTGGGATTCCTACAGTATGATAGAACAAATGCGATTATCATTTACACGCTCGTTGTCATTTTAATCATTGACTACATTAGTACGAAGCTACGGGAGAAATTAGTATGAGTGAAATAATCATAAAAAAGCCGAAAAAGAAACCACTCTTTCGCTGGACGATTACCATTTTATTAATTTTATTATATGTTTGGGCATTTTCTGGACTTCAAAATGTCGAAGTTAAGGATACAGCAATGACAGTGACTAAGTCGATCTTAGATGGGATCATTCACCCTGATTGGGATTATGTTTATTTGCCTGATGGGGAGGACTTACTGCGAGGACTGCTTGATACACTTGCAATTGCGATATTAGGAACGATCATTTCCGTGCTTCTTTGTATTCCATTTGCGTTTTGGGCCGCCTCAAACTTAAGTAAAGGGAAAATGGTCTCAAGTAGTGGAAAGTTTACGCTTAGTGTCATTCGAACGTTTCCTGAAATTGTACTTGCATTATTATTTATAAAAGCTGTTGGTCCTGGTTCTTTTGCAGGAATACTTGCTTTAGGGCTACATTCTATCGGAATGCTCGGAAAGCTTTTTTCTGAAGAAGTCGAAAATATGGATATGGGTCCTACAGAAGCATTAATAGCATCGGGAGCAAATAGATTACAAGTTTTATGGTTTGCTGTTTTACCGCAAGTTCTTCCAGGGTTTATTTCATATTCACTTTACCGTTTTGAAATAAATATGCGTTCAGCGACAATTTTAGGTGTTATTGGTGCCGGTGGAATTGGTGCTCCGTTAATTTTTGCAATAGGTTCAAGAGATTGGGGTCGGGTTGGAATCATCTTACTCGGAATTATTGTGACGATTACAATTATTGATTATTTATCAAGCTATTTACGGAAAAAAATTGTGTAGGGAAATTTGTGAGTGCGTGAATCGAAAGAAATGGATACATAGTTAGGGGAGTACGTAATGGAAACAGAAATAAAGATCTTATATACAAGCGATGTTCATGGCTATGTTGGTGATGCTCATCAGCGAAAAGGGATATTACGTGCCGCTTCTTTAATAAAAAAATTGCGCGCTAATTTAAAGCAACATGTTGTCCTGATTGATAACGGTGACTTAATTCAAGGAACATCACTTGCTCAATATGCAATTGATCATGAAGAAGTAAATCCGATTATTTCGTTATATAACGAAATAGGCTATGAAGCAGCGGTATTTGGTAATCATGAATTTAATTATGGGGCAAAGAAATTACAAAGTGTTGTCGCACAATCCAGATTTCCGTGGATTTCCGCGAACATTGTTCGAAAAGATACAGATGAGCCGTTCTATGGAAAACCTTATATTGTTCGTGAATTTAATGGCTTTAAAATTGGCATTCTCGGATTAACAACAAAGTTTGTTCCTGTCTGGGAAAAGCCGACAAATATTCAACAGTTACATTTTCTCGATCCGGTAGAAGTAGCTCCAAGATGGATTAAAGAGATGAGGGAGAAGGAGCAAGTAGACTTTGTCATCGTTTCTTATCACGGCGGACTAGAAGTGCACCCAGAAACAGGTGACGAGCTTTCGGAATGTAACGGGGAAAACCAAGGCATTCAGCTCATTCGTGAAGTCGCAGGAATTGATGCTCTTTTTACTGGACATCAACATATAATCGTAAATGAAGAGGTAAGAGGAGTCTCTGTCCTGCAAACAGGAACACAAGGACAATATGTTGGTGCATTAACGATCAAAGCGAATAAACAAGCGGATGGTTGGAAAACTGTGAAAAAAACAGCGTTACTTCCAGTTGATGAGGAAGAACAAGATCAACAAATTTATCAGCTGATCGAGCCTATTGTAAAACGAGCAGACAAATGGATGGATGAAAAAATCGGTAGTGCCGCCGCTAGTT from Bacillus aquiflavi includes the following:
- a CDS encoding ABC transporter ATP-binding protein, whose product is MTNNTIIRFEHVTKQYDQDPPVLKDVSFEIERGKFYTLLGPSGCGKTTILRLIAGFTEPTKGKIYFNGKIVNDVPANKRQVNTVFQDYALFPHLNVFENIAFGLRIKKMKNAEIEKRVKETLRFVNLAGYENREITEMSGGQRQRVAIARAIVNEPEVILLDEPLSALDLKLRTEMQYELRELQRRLGITFIFVTHDQEEALAMSDEIFVLNKGKIQQSGTPTDIYDEPINRFVADFIGESNIIPGKMIRDFLVEFAGKQFECVDQGFNDNEPVEIVIRPEDLEITKREQGKLQVKVDSQLFRGVHYEICCYDEAGNEWLVHSTKKAVVGEEIGLYFESEDIHVMRFGETEEEFDKRLEAYQEVGHGK
- a CDS encoding ABC transporter permease, whose protein sequence is MVNKIRNFYLIPYVLWIVLFVIAPIVLILYYSFFDIEGQFTLSNYQNFFTPVYLKMTLSSFWYAFLITVFSLLVAYPTAYLLTKTKHKQLWLLLIIVPSWINLLLKAYAFLGIFGTYGPTNSFLQAIGIGTKQILFTDFSFVFVSVYIFIPFMVLPIFNALEELNNSLVDAARDLGASAWTTFLRVIFPLTLDGVKSGCQAVFIPALSLFMITRLIAGNRVITLGTAIEQHFLVTQDWGMGATIAVFLIIAMAIIMIFTGNRK
- a CDS encoding ABC transporter permease translates to MKRKKIANIYLFIVFVILYAPILYLMIYSFNSGGSMHSFEGFTLDWYKEVFDDTRLLIIVLNTLVIALLSAAISTILGVIGAVAIMYVKRRQMKNTLLSLNNVLIVSPDVIIGASFLILFTIVGIKLGFTSVLLSHIAFSVPIVVIMVLPKLQEMGSTLIDAAHDLGASNWDVLTKVVLPFITPGIFAGFFMALTYSLDDFAVTFFVTGNGFSTLSVEIYSRARQGISLSINALSTLLFLFTIVLVIGYYFINKKSSRPKGLGVRK
- a CDS encoding ABC transporter substrate-binding protein — translated: MKQLVRMFMIVFIVAFAVMYLVSKLNSAQGYSGANTLTVYNWGDYIDPALITKFEKESGLKVIIETFDSNEAMMTKITQGGTTFDLAVPSEYAISKMKEENLLIPLDHSKLPNLKYIHPRFMDLSFDPNNEYSIPYFWGTVGIVYHSEMLNGKKITSWNDLWDKDLRNQILLIDGARETIGFGLNSLHYSLNDTNVAHLQEAKRKLDTLTPNVRAIVGDEIKMLLANEEAAVGVVWSGDAAEIISENEKLDYVVPKEGSNLWFDNIVIPKGAKNIAGAHQFINFILDPKNAAQNAEYVGYSTPNETALQYLPKKIAEDKRFYPDPEQTEKLEVYENLGKKMLAYYNDLFLEFKMHRK
- a CDS encoding aromatic acid exporter family protein, which translates into the protein MKKLSLLIGDRVMKTGIAVFFTALICQWLNWPAVFAVITAIVTIEPTARDSVKKSFIRFPASAIGSAYAVIFISIFGNSPITYTCAAVLTIITCYKLKLHAGLLVATLTAVAMIEVVQSDFFASFFVRLGTTTTGLVVSTLVNIFIFPPKYGTLISNNMISLFKKTGDAVNILMTELLSGHPGNNKAEVIFSELQTDLNKTETLCRFQEADWEFHRFSEADLNLFLKEKEMLNVLRQIHFHLGNLLANRTESFNWDEKQSTTLAFILQQVVNGLRNEESLNDHRYHEQMKELIHLLEDEQFATEIENSDGELFTAKWTVIYEFISIYHLIFNLNKYAPSYIKETKKHVKHG
- a CDS encoding DMT family transporter, which produces MLDKQTGKAYIAAFTYSFIIGFSFLFFKLTLTVADPIDTLAHRFTASFIAILIPVIFGWIKLTIQLKDIIRILPLALFYPTMFFAFQIFGLVYTTSSEAGIVQATIPIFTLILATIFLKEKTTIWQKLSIILSVSGVIYIFIMKGTALNVANLKGTLLLLISAFSFAGYSVLARPLTKKFTPTDLTFMMMTIAFLTFNSISLMKNGFNGSLHLYIKPLLSPMFVIAILYLGVLSSLVTALLSNYVLSKIEASKMSVFGNLSTLVSIIAGAVFLHEQLYYYHIIGASMIILGVIGTNFLSTGMKKKTAV
- a CDS encoding phosphate/phosphite/phosphonate ABC transporter substrate-binding protein, with product MFKKIALMGMSFALATGLLSGCGSSGDKKASKSDDGKKEEASGYIPETLTVQFVPSQNADTLEAKAKPLEDLLSEQLDIPVKVSVSTDYNTIIEAMASKKVDVGFLPPTAYVLAKEKGAAEVILQSQRYGVDDETGEWTEELVDFYKSMFIVKKDSDIKSIKDLKGKKIAFQNVTSSAGYVWPAAKLMEADIDPLKDVEGVTLKGHDQAIIALLNGDVDAAVVFQDARNIVKDEFPTVFEDTKVIEFTENIPNDTVSIRSDMDKEWVEKVQNAFIDIGKDPEGLKIIQEIYNHEGYVTSEDSVFEIVREYSEKVKTD
- the phnC gene encoding phosphonate ABC transporter ATP-binding protein: MIEFRNVSKTYPNGTRGLDHVNLKIHKGEFIVIVGLSGAGKSTLLRSINRLNEISSGEIIIDGKSITKARGKGLRTIRRDIGMIFQNFNLVKRSSVMRNVLSGRVGYHSTMRTVLGLFPKEDVQLALQALKRVNILEKAYARADELSGGQQQRVAIARTLAQEAKIILADEPVASLDPLTTKQVMDDLKRINQELGITTIVNLHFVDLAREYATRIIGLRAGKVVFDGPVAAATDEKFEEIYGREIESDELLGETAG
- the phnE gene encoding phosphonate ABC transporter, permease protein PhnE, which gives rise to MSEIAKNTISKPPRKTKHIFTLALVVVLAWGSAVQTESSFKELWAGLPNMWDLLVEMFPPDWGYFSNIKDALLETIRMAVLGTTFGAILAIPISLLSAGNIVKIPFLYQTARFILNLIRTIPDLLLAAIFVAIFGIGPFAGMLALTFFSLGIIAKLTFESIESIDPGPLEAMTASGANKIQWIHFGVIPQVTPHFISYVLYTFEVNIRAAAILGYVGAGGIGQYYEKTLGFLQYDRTNAIIIYTLVVILIIDYISTKLREKLV
- the phnE gene encoding phosphonate ABC transporter, permease protein PhnE, translated to MSEIIIKKPKKKPLFRWTITILLILLYVWAFSGLQNVEVKDTAMTVTKSILDGIIHPDWDYVYLPDGEDLLRGLLDTLAIAILGTIISVLLCIPFAFWAASNLSKGKMVSSSGKFTLSVIRTFPEIVLALLFIKAVGPGSFAGILALGLHSIGMLGKLFSEEVENMDMGPTEALIASGANRLQVLWFAVLPQVLPGFISYSLYRFEINMRSATILGVIGAGGIGAPLIFAIGSRDWGRVGIILLGIIVTITIIDYLSSYLRKKIV
- a CDS encoding bifunctional metallophosphatase/5'-nucleotidase, which gives rise to METEIKILYTSDVHGYVGDAHQRKGILRAASLIKKLRANLKQHVVLIDNGDLIQGTSLAQYAIDHEEVNPIISLYNEIGYEAAVFGNHEFNYGAKKLQSVVAQSRFPWISANIVRKDTDEPFYGKPYIVREFNGFKIGILGLTTKFVPVWEKPTNIQQLHFLDPVEVAPRWIKEMREKEQVDFVIVSYHGGLEVHPETGDELSECNGENQGIQLIREVAGIDALFTGHQHIIVNEEVRGVSVLQTGTQGQYVGALTIKANKQADGWKTVKKTALLPVDEEEQDQQIYQLIEPIVKRADKWMDEKIGSAAASFRYTDPLKEVWLQEHPVIEWMNRVQMETANVDISCTALLNASCFGLQEKVTRKSILELYPFPNTLVVMELTGEQIREALEVSASFFDVKSDGTVTIHPQWEKPRSLSYNYDMWEGIDYIIDVRNPIGKRIKSIHYHGVPLKPTHPYKVVMSNYRATGTGGYEMVGRGKVIKEYKEEVSHLLMEAVIKAGTIHANVNHNWIIEY